A single Heterodontus francisci isolate sHetFra1 chromosome 32, sHetFra1.hap1, whole genome shotgun sequence DNA region contains:
- the LOC137347835 gene encoding zinc finger protein 432-like — translation SSNLERHKDTCTTEKLWKCGDCGKGFNYPSQLETHRHTHTRERLFTCSVCAKGFTQSYTLQKHQQVHTDERPFNCLDCGKCYKSSRELTCHRRVHTDDRPFKCSYCGTGFRQSSDLTVHQRVHTGERPFICSVCGKGFTQSSNLLRHQRVHTGERPFTCSICGKGFTCSSHLLIHQRVHTGERPFICSVCGKGFTCSSTLQTHKNIHSDKRPFKCSECEKTFKSRRDMVIHQRAHTEERPFTCTECGKGFICSSNLLSHQRVHTGERPFICSVCGKRFTHSSSLLKHQRVRTVERPFTCSECGKGFVESSALLIHQRVHTGERPFTCSECGKGFVQSSHLLTHRRVHTGERPFTCSKCGKGFTQSSHLLTHQRTHTVKKLFTCSVCGKGFTCSSQLLRHKNIHSDKIPFKCSECEKTFISRHEMVTHQRTHKGERPFTCIESGNRFTCLSTQLAHQ, via the coding sequence tcatccaacctggagagacacaaagaCACCTGCACCACGGAGAaactgtggaaatgtggggactgtgggaagggattcaattacccatcccaactggaaactcatcgacacacacacaccagggagaGGCTATTCACctgttcagtgtgtgcgaagggattcactcaatcatATACCTTACagaaacaccagcaagttcacactgatgagagaccttttaaCTGCCTGGACTGTGGGAAGTGCTATAAAAGTTCCAGGGAACTGACATGCCATCGACGTGTTCACACTGACGATAGACCGTTCAAGTGCTCTtactgcgggactgggttcaggcaATCATCCgatctcactgtacaccagcgagttcacactggggagagaccgttcatctgctctgtgtgtggcaagggattcactcagtcatccaacctgctaagacaccaacgagttcacactggggagaggccgttcacctgctccatatgtgggaaaggattcacctgttcatcccacctgctgatacaccagcgagttcacactggggagaggccattcatttgctctgtgtgtgggaagggattcacttgttcatCTACCCTGCAGACACACAAGAACATTCACAGTGacaagagaccttttaaatgttctgaatgtgagaaAACTTTTAAAAGTAGACGTGATATGGTGATACACCAACGTGCTCACACTGAGgaaaggccattcacctgcactgagtgtgggaagggattcatctgttcatccaacctgctgtcacaccagcgagttcacactggggagaggccgttcatctgctccgtgtgtgggaagcgattcactcattcatcctccctgctgaaacaccagcgagttcgcaCTGTGgagcggccattcacctgctccgagtgtgggaagggatttgttgAGTCATCCGCCCTGCTGATACACCaacgagttcatactggggagcggccattcacctgctccgagtgtgggaagggatttgttcAGTCATCCCACCTACTGACACACCGgcgtgttcacactggggagaggccattcacctgctccaagtgtgggaagggattcactcagtcatcacacctactgacacaccagcgcactcacactgtgaaaaagctgttcacttgctctgtgtgtggaaagggattcacttgtTCATCACAACTGCTGAGACACAAGAACATTCACAGCGATAAaataccttttaaatgttctgaatgtgagaagacCTTTATAAGCAGACATGAAATGGTgacacaccaacgcactcacaaaggggagaggccattcacctgcattgAGAGTGGGAACAGATTCACCTGTTTATCCACCCAGCTGGCACACCAatga